A window of Flavobacteriales bacterium contains these coding sequences:
- a CDS encoding superoxide dismutase, producing the protein MKRRKFIRTSGSLVAGTGLIGLSACGSGSSTSVETTDTAAGSGSVVTPFELPALPYAYDALEPNIDARTMTIHHDKHHAGYVKKLNKALETHPAAGAGLVELITNVTDNDADTGIRNNGGGHFNHSMYWEVMAPGGPEAPSGELGDAITAAFGSMEEFMT; encoded by the coding sequence ATGAAGAGAAGGAAATTCATCAGAACATCAGGGTCATTGGTCGCAGGAACGGGATTGATCGGATTGTCAGCTTGTGGCAGCGGTTCTAGCACCTCGGTCGAAACAACGGATACAGCAGCTGGATCAGGATCGGTAGTCACTCCTTTTGAACTGCCTGCTCTCCCCTATGCCTATGATGCCCTCGAACCCAATATCGATGCGCGTACCATGACCATACATCATGATAAGCATCATGCGGGTTATGTGAAGAAACTGAATAAGGCTCTAGAAACACATCCAGCCGCTGGCGCAGGTCTGGTGGAATTGATTACGAACGTCACGGATAATGATGCTGACACTGGTATCAGGAATAACGGAGGCGGACACTTCAACCATAGTATGTATTGGGAAGTGATGGCTCCAGGGGGGCCAGAAGCTCCAAGTGGTGAATTAGGCGATGCCATTACTGCTGCCTTCGGATCGATGGAGGAATTCATGAC